A stretch of DNA from Poecilia reticulata strain Guanapo linkage group LG18, Guppy_female_1.0+MT, whole genome shotgun sequence:
ctttaatattgatggaaaagaactagttataagtgaaataatctgccagtgaaactagacactttaaattataagaaaaatgacgattatatttttaaagatcaatattaattaatttttaattattgtaagttagttttgttttgtttcaagtgAAATTAGATAGTTCCTGTAGGAACCAGGCcacaaatacttggtaagatttctTTTTGTGAACTACTCTATTTCTCGAACCAGTCAGGTGTATGTGAGAGagatctaatttttaaaaatatttttgtttaccttACCTCTGCTGTAGAACATAGAATACTCACAAGACATTATTGATATCTAATAAATAATATCGCATAACAGTGAActgaaactgtcttttttttttttcttcttttttttccttttagtttgtttgtatagttttcatctccaaagtttgaaaacttgccgtaaaaatgcttgaaatttTCTGTGGTGAAAAGCGTGCAAACCCtgattaaaatcagtttatttctaagAACGTATTTCATGCTGAGTCTGGTTCTGTTCCCCGTTGTGACGCAGGCGAAGCAGACTCTGAGTCTGCAGCTTTGGGTTACTTCATCACGCCGTGTGTGGGGACTCTGGTCACCCTGTTGAGCTACCTGCTGCTGCCACGCCTGGTCAGTACAACACCGCCCCATTCAGACCGTCACCTTTAAGTTGTCATTTTATGACAGCAAAAGCTGGTTCGTCTGCCTGACTAATTCAGTTCTGCCATGTTTTTATAGTGCTGTCTGGACTTGTTTGAGATtccattgttgttgtttctctgcaggaGTTTGCTCAGTTTTACCTGAACAGAAGCAGCAAGTATGAAGAAGGCACAACGGACAAGCTGCTGACTGGTGAGACTTTGTTTAGGCCGAGCAGAGATGGGACGATAAATGTGTTGCTTCACAGTGTGACTGAATCAAATCAATTCACTGGAACATTATCTCATTAGGTTTGTTGACTCTCCGTTTATCCAGTTAAAAGCCAGACAAAGATGGCTCTGTTAGATgtcacactcactcactcactcacacactcactcactcacattTTCCATTCAGCTTCGAGCCCTGAGGAGCCTCCACTGACACGAATTAGACACAGGATATAAAGGATTTGATAAACCCAAATGGTCTGTCTGAAAAcagaactttttcacttttatttccttacaaccataaacttaaatatatgtttagtgacattttatgtcactaaaaatatatttaccaaCACAaggtgaagtggaaggaaaacttcacattatttcaaattaaaatctcaaaagtagtgtgtgtgtgtgtgtgtgtgtgtgtgtgtgtgtgtgtgtgtgtgtgtgtgtgtgtgtgtttttattcagctggtTGAGTCAGTGTTTTGGAGAATTATGATTTCCACACCTGATGGTAGACGAGAGCAAAATTGcaacttttgttacattttctgctgttgtggttttctttcactgcaacaagaaccactggaagaaatgacatgaaaacctctgaagaagacacttaGCGCAACTCccttcttcataaaataaagtggtgtcagattttagcagttgcaggttttctcttttgtgtttggtAAAAATCCACAAGTCATTTCTTCTGCTAGCGATAAAtgagcatgtttgttttggttgtattcacccagaatgccctgtgctgtagtccacttcctgctttcggagcggtctccagtccgcttggcgttcacatatgccctcggaccacaccagagttcacttcaactgaactgagacctagatttgtattttttgagcGTTTTTCCAGAGTTCAGTTATACATTCACAAACCGGACTTTTTagacaaacggactggagttggactGAAGTGGACAGagaggactggtgtgaatgcactgTTGGTTACAGCTGTAAGCAGATCGAAAATCTTGACCAGAATGCTCTGAACTGCAGTCGGAACCCCTCTGGAGAACGGGAAGCTAAACGGCCATGCTAACGGCGCGGTGGCCAGCGTAGCCCTCGGCAGCAGCGGTCAGGACGAGGCCAAGCTGGAAACCAGTCCAGACAGGAGCGAGCAGGCCGAcagctctgcagaaaaatcCTCTGTGTTGGAGGTGTTTAAAAAGGTACGGGATGAAATTctgggcaaaaacaaaaaaactgttttctctctgctgcttctttaaataatacaaaccattttatatatatataaatatcagATTTGGGTGATGGCATTCTGCGTGACGTTTGTGTTCACCGTCACTCTGTCCGTATTCCCCGCTGTCACTGCCGACGTCAAAACAGCATTCCCAGGTGGAAAATGGGGTAAGAGTGAGCAGCGCCGATTCAGAGAAGATCTGTGTTGAACATGGAGCCGATATATCGTCGTTTTACTCACTTAAATTGTCCCTCCTCTCTCAGAACACGTCTTCATCGAGGTGTGTTGCTTCCTGGTTTTCAACATTCACGACTGGTTTGGCCGGACCATAACTACATGGATACGCTGCGTGAGAACCTGACTATTTGCTTCCCTAGAAAACAAGAATGACTGATGTTAGCCAACCTGCTTCAGCTGGTCTCAcggcatttgtttattttactacCTTCGTCTTTCTGTAATGTATATGTATATTGGTGAAGGTAGTTctatgtttttttcactttctctttACAGTGTGCTAAAAGAGAAGGCTGTCTGTAAATAGCATTTGCATGGGATTTGAATACCAACAGctcacaatattttattagacatctgtttctttttttagcttacTGACagtatttttctctttagagggtctaaatcaggggtgggcaatcctggtcctggagggccggtgtcctgtaAGTCTtggatgtctccctggtccaacacacttgaatccaataactgaatcacctcctaagtgcagtcaagttctccagaatCCTGCTAACCTCATAATTTGACTCAGGCgtgttgaagcagagatgcatctaaaacacATGTGTCagactccagtcctggagggccactgccctgcaacctttagatgtgcctctgctgcaccacacctgaaaagaataattaggtcattcaTAAGGCTCTGGAGACCTGATCTACACAGGGAGGAGGTAactaagccatttcattccagtgttttgtacctgtggcacatctaaaccctccaggcctggagttgcccacccctgttcCAGCACCGTCGCTCTGTCCGtattgcaaaaatgaaaaaaaaaaacgttcagaCACTAACACGTATGCATAATAATAATGcgtaatttttatttcttataaatgATAAAAGTGCCTATATTTAATGCAGTAGCAGCCGGCCCAGCTGCGTGTAGTTTAATCTGTGATGGTTTAATAGTCTGGCTGTGCTGTGATGGCGCAGAGGTTAAGCACAGCCCACATaaggaggcctcagtcctcgacgTGTCCGTCgctggttcgattcccggcctggtgactcttgccacatgtcttctctctctctctttacctACTTTCCTGTAATAACACGttcaaataaagaccactagagccaaaaaaagaaCATGGCTGAACAAATTGCGTCAGGATTTAAGAGATTAGTAACACCTTTATTGGCCCCTCCGTCACGCAATGAAATAGACCTGGGTTTCAAAATGCCAGAGGAATCTCCCTGTGGGAGGAttatatgtgaaataaacatttcctctCCCCTGCAGCCTGGTAAAGAGTCGCGTGTGTTCCCGGCCCTGGTGGTCTCCAGGGTGATCTTCATCCCCCTGCTGATGCTCTGTAACGTCCAGAAGCGCTCCTACCTGCCCATCGCCTTCTCTCACGACGCCATCTTCGCCCTCATCATGGCGCTCTTCTCCCTGTCCAGCGGTTACTTTGTGTGCCTCTCCATGTCCTACGCGCCGCAGTGAGTACACCGCAGCAAgtggctgacctctgacccctgaacTCTGTCCCACTTGGTTCACAACTCCACCAGCTGCTCAGCTGTCAGCTAAACTGGAGATAAATCTGGAGGGAAATGATCTGCAGCCATTGTTGCTGTAATTCTGATTGACGTTCCtgggttgccatggtgatgtACAGT
This window harbors:
- the LOC103480187 gene encoding equilibrative nucleoside transporter 2 isoform X1; this encodes MTGRTDTPQDRFCLVGIFFFILGLGTLLPWNFFMTASLYFQSRLNNTETNGTVVRKEYHFNNWMTFLSQLPLLVFTLLNSFMYQRISEAIRIAGSLVFILLLFILTAVLVKVDMHADLFFSVTMATIWFINSFGAVLQGSLFGLVGLLPQKYSTVFMSGQGLAGTFAAIAMLLAKASEADSESAALGYFITPCVGTLVTLLSYLLLPRLEFAQFYLNRSSKYEEGTTDKLLTVGTPLENGKLNGHANGAVASVALGSSGQDEAKLETSPDRSEQADSSAEKSSVLEVFKKIWVMAFCVTFVFTVTLSVFPAVTADVKTAFPGGKWEHVFIEVCCFLVFNIHDWFGRTITTWIRCPGKESRVFPALVVSRVIFIPLLMLCNVQKRSYLPIAFSHDAIFALIMALFSLSSGYFVCLSMSYAPQLVEPKDAETAGALMTFFLALGLSIGAALSFLLRILV
- the LOC103480187 gene encoding equilibrative nucleoside transporter 2 isoform X2, yielding MTFLSQLPLLVFTLLNSFMYQRISEAIRIAGSLVFILLLFILTAVLVKVDMHADLFFSVTMATIWFINSFGAVLQGSLFGLVGLLPQKYSTVFMSGQGLAGTFAAIAMLLAKASEADSESAALGYFITPCVGTLVTLLSYLLLPRLEFAQFYLNRSSKYEEGTTDKLLTVGTPLENGKLNGHANGAVASVALGSSGQDEAKLETSPDRSEQADSSAEKSSVLEVFKKIWVMAFCVTFVFTVTLSVFPAVTADVKTAFPGGKWEHVFIEVCCFLVFNIHDWFGRTITTWIRCPGKESRVFPALVVSRVIFIPLLMLCNVQKRSYLPIAFSHDAIFALIMALFSLSSGYFVCLSMSYAPQLVEPKDAETAGALMTFFLALGLSIGAALSFLLRILV